TCGTCACCTTCTACCCCATGCTCCGCCAACACCCCGCAGGCAAAATCCAAATCAAAATCTGCCGCACCCTCTCCTGCGCACTCGCCGGCTCCTACAGCCTTTACCACCACCTTTGCAAACGTCTCAACACACAGCCTTCTGACTCCCACGGCCTCGCCATCACCCCAGACCACAACTACTCCGTCGAATTCGTCGAATGCCTCGCCGATTGCG
The Candidatus Methylacidiphilales bacterium DNA segment above includes these coding regions:
- a CDS encoding NAD(P)H-dependent oxidoreductase subunit E, which produces MSAPTPHPISPEFIAEADAIIARYPVSKRSAALPLLHHWQEHFGYISPQGIEWIAEKLQLQPINILELVTFYPMLRQHPAGKIQIKICRTLSCALAGSYSLYHHLCKRLNTQPSDSHGLAITPDHNYSVEFVECLADC